A part of Andrena cerasifolii isolate SP2316 chromosome 10, iyAndCera1_principal, whole genome shotgun sequence genomic DNA contains:
- the Ing3 gene encoding inhibitor of growth family, member 3 codes for MLYLEDYVEMIEHLPQELRDRFTEMREMDLGVQNSMDSLEKKVKTFFLNAKKMKPSEKEAEYEAIRREYYKTLEDADEKVHLANQMYDLVDRYLRRLDQELHKFKMELEADNKGITEILEKRSLELDQPPTNSSQKENRYSFTPSSRSRDNHSHSRAEKRRDSNASSTSIEKRLAIEKISPSLPESRPASANSGPIIAATSVPSTPAAIANSVGPVSYNLGHIGAGGNAIAAAASQAIAATQQMQQGRRTASLKASYEAINTGGVHAAEFSRELAGAAQTAIAAIQETNKKHKKKVTPAVPSSSVVAASVQQPVSPPVITTNTQVVDSDNTDWTYDPNEPRYCICNQVSYGDMVACDNSDCPFEWFHYPCVGITAPPKGKWYCPQCTSSMKRRGGRKN; via the exons ATGCTTTACTTGGAAGATTATGTCGAAA TGATCGAGCACCTACCACAAGAATTAAGAGACCGATTCACAGAAATGAGAGAAATGGACTTAGGTGTACAGA ATTCAATGGACagtttagagaaaaaagtaaagaCCTTCTTTTTGAACGCGAAGAAAATGAAACCTAGCGAAAAGGAAGCGGAATACGAAGCCATTAGAAGAGAGTATTATAAGACTTTAGAGGATGCGGACGAAAAGGTGCACTTAGCTAATCAGATGTACGACTTAGTAGACAGATATTTGAGGCGATTAGATCAGGAACTGCACAAATTTAAAATGGAACTAGAGGCAGATAATAAGGGCATCACGGAAATATTGGAAAAGAGATCATTGGAATTAGACCAACCACCCACGAATAGTAGtcaaaaagaaaatcgatataGCTTCACACCATCCAGTAGGTCACGGGACAATCACAGTCATT CTCGGGCAGAAAAAAGAAGAGATTCAAATGCATCCTCTACTTCGATAGAAAAACGCTTAgctatagaaaaaatttcaccGAGTCTTCCTGAATCGCGACCAGCTTCTGCAAATTCAGGACCAATTATTGCCGCCACGAGCGTGCCATCCACCCCCGCTGCAATAGCGAATTCCGTCGGCCCCGTAAGTTATAACCTCGGTCACATAGGAGCTGGCGGAAATGCCATAGCAGCTGCAGCATCCCAGGCGATCGCTGCGACGCAGCAAATGCAACAAGGCAGGCGTACTGCCAGTTTGAAAGCTAGTTACGAGGCTATCAACACTGGCGGCGTACACGCGGCCGAATTTAGTAGAGAATTAGCTGGTGCTGCTCAAACCGCTATCGCAGCTATACAGGAAACAAATAAGAAGCATAAGAA GAAAGTCACGCCTGCCGTTCCAAGCTCGAGCGTCGTTGCTGCCTCTGTTCAGCAACCAGTATCACCTCCAGTCATAACCACGAATACACAAGTTGTGGATTCGGATAATACAGATTGGACTTATGATCCAAACGAACCAAGATATTGTATATGTAATCAAGTATCTTACGGAGATATGGTCGCGTGCGACAATTCAGAT TGTCCATTCGAATGGTTTCATTATCCATGTGTGGGTATCACTGCACCGCCAAAAGGCAAGTGGTACTGTCCTCAATGTACATCTTCTATGAAGAGACGCGGAGGTCGGAAAAACTGA
- the LOC143373822 gene encoding anaphase-promoting complex subunit CDC26 — MIRRSPTRMDLRLDDLQEYEAMRTALEAKKESERQSAFNPPSLGGKVPQIEIQERIGYMPQQNQATHCRPNI, encoded by the coding sequence ATGATACGACGCAGCCCGACGAGAATGGACTTACGGCTAGACGATCTGCAGGAATACGAGGCCATGAGGACAGCTCTTGAAGCCAAGAAAGAATCTGAAAGACAGTCGGCGTTCAATCCTCCCTCGTTGGGTGGTAAAGTGCCACAAATTGAAATCCAAGAGCGCATTGGTTACATGCCGCAGCAGAATCAAGCCACGCATTGCCGaccaaatatataa
- the Sfxn2 gene encoding sideroflexin 2, whose product MGEERLDVEKPLWDLSTFAGRWKHFAWMTDFRTCVVPESELFKAKKLCEDYKLGKEPAGTTREQIIYAKKLYESAFHPDTGDLQNVFGRMSFQVPGGMAITGAMLQFYKTTTAVVFWQWMNQSFNALVNYTNRNANSPTTEMQLGVAYASATTAAMLTAIGCKTFWAKRANPLMARYVPFAAVAAANCVNIPLMRQNEISQGIEISDENGNKLTKSKLAAIKGISQVVVSRIIMCAPGMLILPPIMERLEKYPWMQKIKPLHAPIQVTLVGCFLTFMVPTACALFPQNCAIKTSSLERWEPENYEVLKKNCGTRDIPMYLYFNKGL is encoded by the exons ATGGGGGAGGAGAGATTGGACGTGGAGAAGCCACTCTGGGACCTGAGCACCTTCGCAGGAAGATGGAAACACTTCGCTTGGATGACTGACTTCCGGACCTGCGTCGTTCCCGAGTCTGAATTGTTCAAAGCGAAGAAATTATGCGAGGACTACAA ACTTGGGAAGGAGCCAGCTGGTACAACCCGGGAGCAAATCATCTATGCTAAGAAGCTTTACGAGTCGGCCTTTCATCCCGACACCGGTGACCTGCAGAATGTCTTTGGCAGAATGTCCTTTCAAGTGCCAGGTGGAATGGCTATAACCGGTGCTATGCTTCAATTCTACAA AACAACTACGGCTGTGGTTTTCTGGCAGTGGATGAACCAGTCGTTCAACGCGTTGGTCAACTACACGAACAGAAATGCCAACAGCCCTACGACGGAGATGCAGCTCGGGGTGGCTTATGCCAGCGCTACCACCGCGGCTATGCTGACAGCGATAGGGTGTAAAACGTTCTGGGCGAAACGGGCCAACCCCTTAATGGCG CGTTACGTGCCATTCGCAGCAGTAGCCGCGGCCAATTGCGTGAACATTCCCCTGATGAGGCAGAACGAAATAAGCCAAGGGATTGAGATCAGCGACGAGAACGGcaataaacttacaaaatcaaAG CTTGCGGCGATCAAAGGCATCAGCCAGGTAGTCGTTTCAAGGATCATCATGTGCGCGCCTGGCATGC TGATTCTTCCACCCATAATGGAGAGATTGGAAAAGTATCCTTGGATGCAAAAGATCAAACCGTTGCACGCGCCTATACAAGTCACGCTGGTCGGCTGTTT CCTAACCTTTATGGTCCCCACGGCATGTGCATTGTTCCCACAAAACTG CGCGATCAAGACAAGCAGTTTGGAACGTTGGGAGCCCGAGAATTACGAGGTTCTAAAGAAGAACTGCGGTACGAGAGATATACCTATGTATCTGTACTTCAACAAAGGGCTATAA